In the Malassezia vespertilionis chromosome 3, complete sequence genome, one interval contains:
- a CDS encoding uncharacterized protein (COG:B; COG:K; EggNog:ENOG503NU3D), producing the protein MDRADVGTNDPDYTLGLCVGSGEPTAPLPTFPLKQSDTHQDGWAFSRARDAEGMHRMFAQILHHVRDVEVRNVDPTVQGEDGLRVLSDPLEECPDPQDNPEYYTQIARPTSLSAITHRVVHCEYASPALFEQDMLQLFHNARTWYGIGTQGYAETVTLQRLYQQLTPSREMLADGLGVRHIKAKSNDIDMVDALRKGARATRSFASSNAGPGRAAEAASNVHTELADAAYKGRIYRVGDWVHVMNPVNPSRPIVAQIFRLYKQRNSPGTFFTASWYYRPEQTSHAETRLFAAEEVVKTDVFGEHVLEDIVEDVLVLSRPTYKRARPQAAYWNKDAPVYFVEYKYDTANHEFYKIKRWASCVPECVRAKHTPMDVFSKVPIERESSLLARRIHAPGFSKLLEYAPPDDEMIEYVDPFEGAGTHALPASVEQVPVTSLPQPLPATHPERLRAYASFHAIATDLARRMSAAAYAALQNALVANPRASQGELLALSTKYHIPDALLVRLRDTALHAGVLQTPSPLKSSALPSIAAVVAANQAEASFQPLTPSVCDLFRRDAEGNLLWYAAPPLDGWHNATAVRDGSTHVPYPSLDYLQHCVQRAK; encoded by the coding sequence ATGGACCGTGCGGACGTGGGCACGAATGACCCCGACTACACGCTAGGACTCTGTGTGGGTAGCGGCGAGCCCACTGCACCTTTGCCGACATTTCCGCTAAAACAGTCCGACACACACCAAGATGGCTGGGCATTtagtcgcgcgcgcgacgccgaaGGTATGCACCGCATGTTTGCACAGATATTGCACCATGTACGCGATGTGGAAGTGCGTAATGTGGACCCCACAGTGCAAGGCGAAGATGGTCTGCGTGTACTTAGCGATCCTTTGGAAGAATGCCCAGATCCACAAGACAACCCCGAGTACTATACGCAAATTGCACGGCCCACGTCACTGAGTGCGATTACACATCGCGTCGTGCATTGCGAGTATGCGTCGCCTGCGCTGTTTGAGCAGGATATGCTCCAGCTTTTTCATAATGCGCGCACCTGGTACGGAATCGGGACGCAAGGGTACGCAGAGACAGTCACGCTGCAACGACTCTACCAACAGCTCACGCCCTCGCGCGAAATGCTTGCCGATGGGCTGGGCGTGCGGCATATTAAAGCTAAATCGAACGATATTGACATGgttgatgcgctgcgcaagggCGCACGAGCAacgcgctcttttgccTCGTCCAATGCTGGGCCGGGCAGAGCTGCCGAGGCGGCTTCCAACGTACATACTGAGCTTGCGGACGCTGCGTACAAAGGGCGCATCTACCGCGTTGGCGACTGGGTGCATGTAATGAATCCCGTGAATCCATCGCGCCCGATTGTTGCGCAAATATTCCGCTTGTACAAACAGCGGAACAGTCCTGGGACTTTTTTCACGGCGAGTTGGTACTACCGCCCCGAGCAGACATCCCATGCCGAAACAAGGCTCTTTGCCGCGGAAGAAGTGGTAAAAACAGACGTGTTCGGCGAGCACGTCCTTGAAGATATTGTAGAGGATGTTTTGGTGCTCTCCCGCCCAACTTACAAGCGCGCCCGACCCCAGGCCGCGTACTGGAATAAGGATGCGCCCGTCTACTTTGTCGAGTACAAGTACGATACTGCGAATCATGAATTTTACAAAATCaagcgctgggcgagctGTGTACCCGAgtgtgtgcgtgcaaaacaCACGCCCATGGACGTTTTTTCCAAGGTGCCTATTGAGCGCGAGTCTTCGCTGCTTGCTCGACGCATCCATGCGCCTGGATTTAGCAAGTTGTTGGAGTATGCGCCGCCCGACGACGAAATGATCGAGTATGTGGACCCATTTGAAGGCGCGGGAACGCATGCGTTGCCAGCCTCGGTTGAGCAAGTGCCCGTGACAAGCCTGCCACAACCGCTGCCTGCGACGCACCCCGAACGACTCCGCGCGTATGCATCATTTCATGCAATTGCAACGGATCTCGCACGCAGGATGAGTGCAGCGGCGTACGCTGCACTGCAAAATGCACTGGTGGCCAATCCCCGCGCTTCCCAAGGCGAGCTACTGGCCTTGAGTACCAAATACCACATTCCCGACGCACTTCTTGTGCGACTTCGtgacacggcgctgcatgcagGTGTTTTGCAGACGCCTTCGCCGCTAAAATCAAGCGCGTTGCCGAGTATTGCGGCCGTCGTCGCGGCGAACCAAGCCGAGGCTTCGTTTCAGCCGCTTACTCCGAGCGTGTGCGATTTGTTTCGTCGCGATGCGGAAGGGAACCTGCTATGGTACGCTGCACCCCCTTTGGATGGATGGCACAATGCCACTGCAGTTCGCGATGGGAGCACACACGTACCATACCCAAGCCTGGACTATCTCCAACACTGTGTCCAGCGGGCAAAATAA
- the CKA1 gene encoding non-specific serine/threonine protein kinase (EggNog:ENOG503NWKT; COG:D; COG:K; COG:T), translated as MAGDSVARIYADANEKFGRAWWDYDNLQLQWGTQDNYEILQKVGRGKYSEVFEGINVASTNYDKCIIKVLKPVKKKKIKREIKILQNLHGGPNVVQLIDVVRDPQSKTPSIITEFVNNTDFKVLYPRLTEFDVRFYIFELLKALDFCHSRGVMHRDVKPHNVMIDHEKRQLRLIDWGLAEFYHPYTEYNVRVASRYFKGPELLVDFQEYDYSLDMWSLGCMFASMIFRKEPFFHGHDNYDQLVKICKVLGTDALFSYLEKYNIELDSHYDGILGRYPRKPWPRFVTPENQRYISDAALDFLDKLLRYDHQERLTAKEAQMHPFFDPVRKAAAKEEGF; from the exons ATGGCCGGCGATAGTGTAGCTCGTATCTATGCGGACGCGAATGAAAAGTTTGGTCGCGCTTGGTGGGACTATG ATAATTTGCAGCTGCAATGGGGCACGCAGGACAACTACGAGATTCTTCAAAAAGTAGGTCGTGGCAAGTACTCGGAGGTATTTGAAGGAATTAATGTTGCGAGTACCAACTACGACAAGTGCATTATCAAGGTGCTCAAGCCCGTGAAAAAGAAGAAGATTAAGCGCGAGATCAAGATTTTGCAAAATTTGCATGGAGGCCCCAATGTGGTGCAACTCATCGATGTGGTGCGGGACCCGCAGTCCAAGACACCATCCATTATTACAGAGTTTGTGAACAACACCGACTTTAAGGTACTCTACCCTCGCCTTACCGAATTCGATGTTCGGTTCTACATTtttgagctgctcaaggCGCTTGATTTCTGCCATTCGCGCGGGGTCATGCACCGCGATGTGAAGCCTCACAATGTGATGATTGACCACGAGAAGCGCCAGCTGCGTTTGATTGACTGGGGCTTGGCCGAATTCTACCACCCCTACACAGAATACAATGTGCGGGTTGCGTCTAGATACTTTAAAGGGCccgagctcctcgtcgatTTCCAAGAGTACGACTACTCGTTGGATATGTGGAGCCTGGGCTGTATGTTTGCAAGCATGATTTTTCGCAAGGAGCCTTTTTTTCACGGGCACGACAACTACGACCAGCTTGTCAAAATATGCAAGGTACTCGGCACAGACGCCCTCTTTTCCTACTTGGAAAAGTACAATATTGAGCTGGACTCGCACTATGACGGAATATTGGGCCGCTACCCACGCAAGCCGTGGCCACGTTTCGTAACCCCCGAGAACCAGCGATATATTTCTGATGCCGCACTGGATTTCCTTGACAAACTCCTACGATACGACCACCAGGAGCGCCTCACTGCAAAGGAAGCACAAATGCATCCCTTCTTTGATCCCGTGCGAAAagctgctgcaaaagaagAGGGTTTCTAG
- the WRS1 gene encoding tryptophan--tRNA ligase (COG:J; BUSCO:EOG092624KK; EggNog:ENOG503NTXH) produces the protein MDALAKDLAAKTAVADDATPGTGSAQKVTPWDVEGGFVDGKQVSIDYNKLISEFGTKPIDAALLERFEHVTGRRPHPLLRRGAFFSHRELDLILTRYEQQKPFYLYTGRGPSSDSMHLGHLIPFMFTQWLQDVFDVPLVVQLTDDEKFLFKYNLTIEDVKKFAYQNAKDIIACGFKPEKTFIFSDLDYVGGQFYQNVVRIARYITVNQSKGTFGFTDSDSIGKLHFVAIQAAPSFSNSFPNIYGTRSDIPCLIPCAIDQDPYFRQTRDVAVRLKYPKPSLIHSKFFPALQGSQTKMSASNETSSIFMTDTPNQIKNKINKHAFSGGQETLEEQRRLGGNPDVDVSFQYLTFFLDDDAEIAEIADDYRAGRLLTGELKKRCIQELQRVVGEFQTRKAQVTDETIRHFMDPHRKIDGTPPLPSGAAALPL, from the exons ATGGATGCACTCGCAAAAGATCTTGCGGCAAAGACGGCAGTTGCAGACGACGCTACGCCTGGCACTGGTTCTGCGCAGAAAGTAACCCCGTGGGATGTGGAAGGCGGCTTTGTCGATGGCAAGCAAGTTTCGATTGACTACAACAAACTCATTTCCGAGTTTGGCACGAAACCAATCGACGCAGCGTTACTGGAGCGCTTCGAGCACGTCACCGGACGTAGGCCGCACCCActcttgcgccgcggagcATTTTTCAGTCACCGCGAGTTGGACCTGATTCTCACTCGGTACGAGCAGCAAAAGCCGTTTTACCTGTACACTGGCCGTGGCCCGAGCTCGGATTCCATGCACCTTGGCCACCTAATCCCTTTTATGTTCACACAGTGGCTCCAGGATGTATTTGACGTGCCGCTTGTGGTTCAGCTTACAGATGACGAGAAGTTCTTGTTCAAGTACAACTTGACGATTGAGGATGTAAAAAAGTTTGCATACCAAAACGCAAAAGACATTATTGCATGTGGGTTCAAGCCAGAGAAGACATTTATTTTCTCTGATCTTGACTACGTGGGCGGTCAGTTCTACCAAAACGTGGTGCGCATTGCCCGCTATATAACCGTCAACCAATCCAAAGGCACGTTTGGGTTTACGGATAGCGACAGCATCGGCAAGCTTCACTTTGTCGCAATTCAGGCCGCGCCTTCCTTCTCTAATTCCTTCCCCAACATTTACGGCACGCGCTCTGATATTCCCTGTCTGATTCCCTGCGCGATTGACCAGGATCCCTACTTCCGCCAAACCCGCGATGTTGCCGTGCGGCTCAAGTATCCCAAGCCAAGCCTAATTCACTCAAAGTTCTTTCCCGCGTTGCAAGGCTCGCAGACAAAGATGAGTGCGTCGAACGAGACGTCGAGCATATTCATGACCGACACGCCCAATCAGATCAAGAACAAGATTAACAAGCACGCATTCTCTGGCGGGCAAGAGACGCTGGAAGAGCAACGCCGTTTGGGCGGCAACCCCGACGTTGACGTAAGTTTTCAGTACCTTACCTTTTTtttggacgacgacgcagAGATTGCAGAGATTGCCGACGATTACCGCGCCGGCCGTTTGCTTACAGGGGAACTTAAAAAACGCTGCATTcaggagctgcagcgcgttgTTGGCGAATTCCAAACG cgcaaagcacaaGTTACCGACGAAACGATCCGCCATTTCATGGATCCCCACCGCAAAATTGACGGCACCCCCCCCttgccaagcggcgcagcagcactgCCTTTGTAG
- the LSM2 gene encoding U6 snRNA-associated Sm-like protein LSm2 (EggNog:ENOG503P571; COG:A), with amino-acid sequence MLMFSAFKTLTGQTVTVELKNDLAIQGTLKSVDQFLNFKLDDIKVLDAARFPHLFAVKSTFIRGSVVRFVYIPAAAVDTQLLEDATRREAETQTK; translated from the exons ATG TTGATGTTCTCTGCTTTCAAGACCCTCACAGGTCAAACTGTGACTGTGGAGCTGAAAAATGATTTGGCCATCCAAGGCACACTGAAGAGCGTGGACCA GTTCCTCAACTTTAAACTCGATGATATCAAAGTTTTGGATGCGGCTCGATTCCCTCACTTG TTCGCCGTAAAGTCTACCTTTATTCGTGGCTCTGTGGTCCGCTTTGTCTACATTCCCGCTGCGGCGGTAgacacgcagctgctggaagATGCGACACGGCGAGAAGCTGAGACACAAACCAAGTAG